In the Pirellulales bacterium genome, GTCCAAGAGGCAAGGAGGAGCGCCGAACAGGTCATCGCGACAATACGGGAGCGTGAAATCATGACATTTTGGGGTGGGGAAGGATTAAAATCGTTCAATCCGTTTTCTAGCATATATTGCGTTCGGTTGAGACTGTCCGAGATGTCGAATTGCGACAATCTCAACCCAACGCAGTATAAACCAATCATTCGGGAGCTTCCAGCGTTTCGGACTCGATCACAGGAGCACTGAAAGTCATTTTGCACGTTGGGATATGTTGGAAACGGTCGGAATCGGAACTTGGACTATAGCGTATTAGGGTGAGATCGTCCGATTATCACTTGGTAATCCCCAGACAATCTCAGCCTAACGCAGTATATATCCGGCTATGGCTACATTTATGAAAGCGTCCTAGCCGGGATTATTCACAAAAGCGATTTGTAGAAGCGGCATCTTGCCGCTTTTGCCTATTATGCGGCAGGATGCCGCATCTACAATGTTTATGAATAATCCCGGCTAGCGCATTCGAGAGGCGCGGCCCGCCGCGAAAACCATGAAGTCTCCGCGGATGCCGGACGGGCAGCTCGTTCAATTGTTCCGGCAAAGCAACCGCCAATCGTGGGGACGATCCTGCCTCTGTTCGCAGAAAAGCCGGATAGCGGACAATTTCAACTCCACGCCATTTTTTTCACTCCTTGCAAAAGCCAGGGAAGTGTGCTAGTTTATTTTTTGTTTCACCATTGAGGCGAGATTCAGGGATCGAAAGCACGGATTTCCCTGATAAACGCCGAAGGTTCGCTCCCTTTGACGGATTATTTGCAACTCTTTGCGGAATAAAGACTTCCAATTCTTTCCCCGAGGTGCCCTACGATGAGAAAAATGAGCCGGTTCCTTGCCCTAGCCTTCGTCTTTGCGATTCTTCCGCCCGATTTTTCGAAGGCTGCCGACGAATGGCCGCAATGGCGCGGCCCGAACCGCGACGGGCATTCACCCGATAAAGGATTGCTCAAGGAATGGCCGGAAGGCGGTCCCAAGTTGGTTTGGAAGGCTACCGGACTGGGAATCGGCTATACGAACGTAACCGTATCCGGCGGACGCATTTTCTTAATGGGAGATAAAGACGGTTCTTCTTATGCCATAGTCTTGAACCTCGACGACGGCAAGCCGATCTGGGCCGAGAAGGTCGGCAAGGCCGGCGCGCCGGGCTGGGGCGCTTTTGCGGGACCGCGATGCACGCCCACTATCGACGGCGATTTGGTCTTCGCCGTCGGACAATACGGCGAAGTGGCTTGTTTGGAAGCCGCCACGGGCAAGGAGGTTTGGCGGAAGGATTACATCAAGGATTTCGACGCCAAATTGCCGGAGTGGGGATATTGCGGAATGCCGTTGGTCGATGGCAAGCAGGTGATCCTCGCACCCGGCGGAAAAAACGGCGACCTCGTCGCCTTGGACAAAAAAACCGGGGAGTTGATCTGGCGGAGCAAGGATTTTATCGACGGCATCCATTATTCCTCGCCGATCGTCGCCGAGATCGGCGGCGTGCGGCAGTATATCCAACTCACCGACGCCAGCGTGGCGGGCATCTCCGCCGCCGACGGCAGTATGCTCTGGCGCGCTCCGCGCAAAGGCGCGGTGGCGGTCATCCCCACGCCCATCTACCGCGACGGCTTCGTCTATGTTTGCTCCGGCTATAATACCGGCAGCAATCTTTTCAAGATCGAGGAGACCGACGGCAAGTTCACGGCCGAAGAAGTCTATGCCGAAAAGGCGACGATGCAAAACCAGCACGGCGGCGTGGTGCTGGTCGGCAAGCATCTCTTCGGGCATAGCGATAGAAAGGGTTGGACTTGTCAGGATTTTGAGACGGGGAAGGCTCTTTGGACGGAAAAGGAAAAACTCGGCAAGGGTTCCATCACCTATGCCGACGGCTTGCTCTACCTCCGCGAGGAAAGCGCCAAAGGCGGCAAGAAATCGGTCGTGGCCCTCGTCGAACCCAGCGCCGAAGGCTACAAGGAAATCAGCCGCTTCGAACAGCCGGACCGCAGCAAGGAATCGAGTTGGCCGCATCCGGTGGTCATCGGCGGCCGTTTGTACTTGCGCGATCAGGACGTTTTGCTGTGCTATGACGTGAAGGAGTAATAAACGTATCGTCCCGATTTCGGCGGATGCGGTAGTTGCGGTAGGTTATGCTTGAGCATAACATTTTTCGCTTTGTCGTTATGCTGAAGCATAACCTACCGACTTGAGTCGTTATGCTGAAGCATAACCTACAGGTTATTTTCACAAGGAGTTACTCTGGTGGGTGAACCGCTCGTTCCCAAAGAGGTTTTTTTCACGGATGGCTTGGGCAAGCACGTAACGAGGCTGCAAAGTTTCGAGTTGGCGCTGCGCGACGCCGGGATCGAAATCTTCAACCTCGTGCGCGTTTCGAGCATCTTCCCCCCGCACTGCAAGGTCATTTCGAAAAACCAGGGATTGAAGAAACTTCAACCGGGCCAGATCGTCCATTGCGTCTTGGC is a window encoding:
- a CDS encoding PQQ-like beta-propeller repeat protein — translated: MSRFLALAFVFAILPPDFSKAADEWPQWRGPNRDGHSPDKGLLKEWPEGGPKLVWKATGLGIGYTNVTVSGGRIFLMGDKDGSSYAIVLNLDDGKPIWAEKVGKAGAPGWGAFAGPRCTPTIDGDLVFAVGQYGEVACLEAATGKEVWRKDYIKDFDAKLPEWGYCGMPLVDGKQVILAPGGKNGDLVALDKKTGELIWRSKDFIDGIHYSSPIVAEIGGVRQYIQLTDASVAGISAADGSMLWRAPRKGAVAVIPTPIYRDGFVYVCSGYNTGSNLFKIEETDGKFTAEEVYAEKATMQNQHGGVVLVGKHLFGHSDRKGWTCQDFETGKALWTEKEKLGKGSITYADGLLYLREESAKGGKKSVVALVEPSAEGYKEISRFEQPDRSKESSWPHPVVIGGRLYLRDQDVLLCYDVKE